Part of the Acidimicrobiales bacterium genome is shown below.
GATCCACAGCTGGGTGCTGTGGGGGATGGTGCCGGCCGCGTCGGCGAGGGCCTGGATCGAGAACGAGTCGGCCCCGGTCTTGAAGTACAGGGCGAGGAACCCGAGCAGCATCAGGGCCGAGCCGAACAGGGTGTAGAGGAAGAACTTGATCGCCGCGTACTGCCGCTGCTCGCCGCCCCAGACCCCGATCATGAAGTACATCGGGAGCAGCACGATCTCGAAGAAGACGAAGAAGAGGATGAGGTCCTGGGCGACGAAGGTGCCGTTCATGCCGACCTCGAGCACGAGCAGCAGGGTGAGGAACGCCTTCGGGTTCCGCGGCTCGGGGAAGTGGTCGAGCGAGTAGACGACGCACAGGACCGTCACCAGCATCGACAGCGCCAGCAGGGGCAGCGACATGCCGTCGATGCCCATCTGGTAGCGGCTGTCGATGACGTCGATCCAGGACCGGTCGACGGTGAACTGGAGGTCGCCGGCGCGGTCGTAGTCGAACCACGACAGCAGCAGGACGCCGACGGCGGCCGTGGCGAGGGTCGTCACCAGGGCGACCCCCTTCA
Proteins encoded:
- a CDS encoding proton-conducting transporter membrane subunit, yielding MEDFLNDWGLTLGVFLPAVGAVVMLFVPRRNEAALKGVALVTTLATAAVGVLLLSWFDYDRAGDLQFTVDRSWIDVIDSRYQMGIDGMSLPLLALSMLVTVLCVVYSLDHFPEPRNPKAFLTLLLVLEVGMNGTFVAQDLILFFVFFEIVLLPMYFMIGVWGGEQRQYAAIKFFLYTLFGSALMLLGFLALYFKTGADSFSIQALADAAGTIPHSTQLWI